From the genome of Trypanosoma brucei brucei TREU927 chromosome 11 chr11_scaffold01 genomic scaffold, whole genome shotgun sequence:
TCTTCTCCGTCTGGCATTTGTCTTGCCTTTTGACCAACCGCCACTCAGTAGTGCGCACGCGTAGGTGCACCAACGAAGACAAGGGAAGTAGCAACAGTGACAAGGGGAAGCACTGAGGAATACTGTGTGGGACCCCAAGGTGTACGGAGTTAAAGGGGTGGAGATAGTGATAGGTATAAAAGGAACTTATACACTAGGGAGTTGGGAGAGGGTGGAGCCATGGCCGATGAAGACGGTTCTGTTGAACCGACGTTAAAAGCGCATCGCTGGGAGATGTCCTCCTCCGCATCTGCAGCTCCCACAACATCGCGGTGGGGCGCGGGGACGCCACGGCAGCGTGGTGGCGACACCCCAAAAGTGGTCGTCAACACGGAGTTGTCGGCGTGGCGTGGGCatgcaacaccaacaccgaGTGCGTACGCGATGGATCCTGCGAAGACCCCAACCATGCGTGCCACTGGTGGTGCGACACCGGTGCAAGGAGGTCAAACTCCGATGTTTGGTGGGCAGACACCGGTATTTGGAGGTCAGACACCGGCATTCGGTAGTGGAACACCCATGTTCACGGGGGCAACACCCGCCGCTGGCATGGCCTTTGGTGCAACTCCGAATTACCAGTTTGAAGGGACAACGCCTGTGCAGTCCCACTTTGCGGGGGGTGAGTCACAATCAGCTGTTACGGCTAACATCGGAGCCCAGGCAAGGAAATTGGAAATGCAGTGGCGCGTTAAGAATAAGCGTCTTACAGAGGAGTATCTCGACTCGATCCTTCCACCGGAATTTAAGCTTGTGGAACCACCAGCCGATTACAACCCACCGCCCACGGAAGAGCCTAACTTCTACGAGCTTGCCAGTAAGTCGTTGGATGTCTTTGTTGTGAACCAAAACAGCGATGCGGCAGCTTCTATGACTTATGATATACCAGAAAGTCTGGGAGACGGTATGCCACAAATGCAAACTCAAGATGCGCCTGTTTTCGAGGTTCTGCTCAAGTACCATAACGTGAACCCGATACCTGACGAGGTGCTTCCCTCCTACATGCTGATGAAGAACCTCTTCAAGATCAAGAATGGCGATACCAACCAACGGCGGATCGCCATGCGGTACTTGCTAGACAAGGCACGTATTTTTGGGAGTGGACCTCTTTTCCAGTTTACATTTCACGTTTGGCGTTCGGGAATCCTCGACGTGATTGAGCAACATTACTATGTGGACCTTGTGAAAGGTGCGATTTCCAGGTTACAGAAAGACGTCCGTGGCTCGAGCAAGGAGATCGTTCACATGATGGAAGTCTTGCTCTCCGCCCAGGAGCGGGTGCTACGAGATGATGGCAAGGAGGTTCTCATTTTGCTCACGCGTGTGGTAGGCTATGAAGCAGTTTTTGAGGCAATTAAGGAGGACTTTGCCCACGCGGAAAGCGGTGTGCGTCGTCACACCGCTAAAGTTGTTGCAATAATAGCGTTTGCTGTGGGGCCAGAAATAGCGATAAAGATAATTCATGGTATGTCACTGTCTCCGGTTGCCCTCGCTCGTCAGACGTCTGCGCGGGCCATAACTGAAATGGCAACCATCCTCATGCACGCCATCACTGGAGAATTAGTGGAGCTTGTACCTATTTTTGAAAAACTTCTGCGGGATGAACCGCGGGTGAAACGGGAGGCCGCAAGCGCGCTTGCTCACGTGGCGGAGGCAACCTACCCTTATGGAATTGAGGAGTTGGATTCCCTCGTTTATATTGTGCGAGAGGAATGTAAGCGCGGCATCGGTACCACCACGGGGTTGTTCGTCCGCGCGTTCGGTGCGCTCATTCCGCTAATGGCCCCATATGATGCTCAAAAATACACATCAGATATGCTTCCAACGCTTGTAAATCAGTTTAACACGCCAGACGATGAGCATCGCCGCGTTTTGCTTCAAGTGGTGCGACAATGCGTCTCGGCTGATGGAGTGACTGTGGATTTCATTCGTAACGTCATCTTGAGGCCGTTTTTTGAAGGATTTTGGACCATCCGTCGCGTAGCTGCTGATAGGAAAACAGCCGGTATCCTTATTGATACGACGGTGGGAATTGCACGGCGTATTGGCAGCACGGAGATTCTTCAATACCTCGTTCAAGACATGAAAGACGAGAATGAGCATTTCCAACGTATGGTTGTTGAGACGGTAAGACGTGTTATTGCAAACGTGGGTGCAGTTGGTGTTCCCGACACTCTTGTTGCGCTGTTGATGGACGGTGCGATCGCGGCCGTAAAACAGGACGAGACTGGCTTGAACCGTGTGGTGATGGAAGGCCTGGCGACCATCTGTAATGCCCTCGGTACTCGCCTGAAGCGGCACTTACGGCAGATATTTGATCTCATAAAAAGCCGTCGCGACATGCCTGGGATGATCCGGATGCAGGCAGCCGAGCTGGCGGCTCGCATTGCCACAACCGTGAAGGATGCAGGAGGAGCGTTGTTCCTGCAGGATCTGGGGCGAAGCCTCTTTGACCGCCTAGAAGACGACGAGGCCGCCGTGATGAGTGCCAACCTCAAGGCAACACGTGTCATCTTGGTGGAGCTTGGTGCTGCGAGGTACCAACCGCCAGTGCGAGAGCTCTTAAAGAAGTTGATGTACATAATTCCGAATCGCAATAGCAATGTGCAGCTGAACACCATTTTACTTGTGGAGGAGATCGCAACTAATTGTGACGAGGACGTCGAGGCCATTCACTTACAAGAGTTGGCGACGAAAGGGTTGTTTGAGCTCCTTGATGCCCACCGTCGTGAAACACGGCGGGCATGCACACGCACATTTGGTGTTATTGCGCGGAAGATTCGACCATTTGCCATAATCCTGGAGCTCGTCGATAACTTTAAGCAGGATAAACGTAAGATTCGTATTTGCACAGCGGTGGCCCTAGGGGCGATAGCCCGCGAATGCGGTGCCTTTACTGTTATTCCTTACCTCCTGAACGAAAGCAAAATATGTGAGGGGGAGCAGGTGGCCACGATTGTGCAGCACTCCATTCTTAAGGCCGTTCGATACATCTTCGAAGCTATTGGTGCAGCCGGAAAGGACTTTGTGTATCCTCTCGTACCGCTGTTAGTGCGAGCACTGACGGAAATGGAGATCCAGCACCGGCGTATGGCGGTTGAGGCATGTCGGTCAATTGTGCTGGCGGTCGCCGGCAACGACGGATTCGAGGATCTGGTGATCCACTTCCTCAACTTTATCCACCCCAACATTGTGGAACTTCTTTCGCGGAACGAGACGAAAATAAGTGAGGAGAGGCTTAAGATGGTCACGGCGGTTGTTGGTTATTACGAGGCAGCGCGCCTGGTAATTGGTTCGGGGAAGTTGTTTCAGTATTTGCTTCAGGGGTTATTCCACCCAGCAAAGAAAGTACGTGACATTTACCGTAGGACATATAACATGGTATATATGGCAAGCCCAGAGGCCCTTGTGCCATATTACCCGCGACTGGGGGATGACAATGAGCATACATATGTACGGCACGAGTTGGAGGTGCTACTGTAAGAGCATGGATAAAGACGCACCGGGTCTGTTGcttggtggtgatggtgggTGCATGCTTGTTGCTGACGTAAAGAGGTCgcaacggaaaagaaaaaaaaagatgaatgAATGAGGATTCCCGTACATGGCGAACGAATGGGAAGGCACTGCAGACAGAGAAGATtaagggaggaagaggaggtaacacCAGTGGTAGCTATTTGGTATCTCGATTGAGTTACTGACAAATCCGAATGATATCGACTCTTGCCTCGCTCTTTTGCACGAGCCCCCGTCTCTTTCCACGTGACGGATTCCGTTTatccggtggtggtggtggtggtgatagcTTCTGTAAGGTGATCAGACTTCCGTGTATTCAATGTGGAAGCTTGTCGATCGCCGGCAGTAGGGCGGCTGGTTGATGGCACCCGTTTGACCTCTTTCGAGAAAGTACCGTGGTTGGAGCCATCTCCTTCCTCCGCTTGATTATGCTAGCGAAAGTAATGTTGTAAATAAACAATTTAAAACACGCATACTGCCACTGTGCACGCGCATTACTTTATTTGTTATCATGCTGTACCTGTTTACTTGatgtttatttccttctaCTACTTCAAAAGGGTCTTCCTCGTTTGCCAGGTAAaaatgagagaaaaggaagcacaTAAGGGTAGGAATGGTGTGCTAAATGTTTCAAATCTTCCTGGTGAACATACATCTCTGGACAGCATAGGACAGCTGCACGACGCTCTTACCGGTGGCAATTGCAAGAGATATGTGTCCATTACCGCGCAGCACGACAGTCTTCTGTCTCTCAccctctccccttcccttgcGAGTGCTGTTCAGCACATTACATCTCTCACTGCATCGCACAACCGGTTGAGCACACTTCAGGGTATTGAGGCGTTTGTGTGCCTTGAGTTTCTTGACCTGAGCCACAACGCACTACGCATCTTAGACGCGCACTCAACAACGCTGCTGCGGAAACTTCGGTGCCTCAAGCGATGCAATTTTTCATATAATGAGATATGTATGGCTGACTTCGACACGACATTCCGCTGTGGTATTTCACATAATGAGTCAGGCGCAAATAAGGAAGGTGGTATTGCCTCAGCAGCAACACCGATGGCATCAGCCGGATCGGTGGGACCCGCAGTTCCCGGATTTTTAGAAGAACTCACCCACCTCGATTTGTCTCACAATCAGCTCATTGAGGTGCCGGATCTTCGTTGTATACCAGTATTAGAGGAACTGAATCTTAGCTACAATCGCATCGATCTCATTGCAGATCTTGATAACCGTTTGCCACTTCTGCGGCTCTGCTCGTTCTCCATCAGCCACAACTCACTTGCCGTTCTGCCGTCATTACTTCCCCTCACCGTGTTGGCAGGGACACTTTGCGTTCTGAATGTCGCGGGGAACCCCTGCGTACAGGACTTTGAATCAACTGATCCCGCGATGGGGGGTATTCGCGCTTGGTTGTTGTGGCTTCTGCCTTACCTCGAGTTGTTAGACGAGGTGCCCCTCACCACAGAGGAACGCCAGATAGCCTGCAAGCTTTTCCGTAGGAACAATAAACTTAGTTATGAGCTTATGGATGTGATGAATACCAATAATGGTACCCAGCTGGTTTCGTACTTGCGAAAGTTCACTCAGAGGACCACTTCAAGGTCACTTGTTGGCGCGAGAGAGTCGGTAAGAGAGAAGTCTCCACCTTCGCCCAACCCGGCCGTCGGTGCTGTAAACGGAGGCGTCATCAACAATGTTGGTGGAATCCGCTTTGCCACCGGTGCCGTGTTCCCCTCCGCCTCGCCCTCGCCGGCGGCGGATGGCACCGTGCGGAGAACGAGCTCGAAGCCACAGCCCATTGAGCTTGTTGTGCAGATGCTCCAGTGGAAGGTAAGGCAACTGTCAAACGTCATGGAGGTTCTTTGGCAAGAGAGTATGGCAAGACGCGTATTTGCCGTAAGGGTGCTACAGAGGCACGTTCGGGGGTTCTTGGCCCGGCGACAACTTCCAGAAGTCGTCCACAGAACCTGTACGCGCATAAGGACCAACATGTTAGCCAGTGGGCAACG
Proteins encoded in this window:
- a CDS encoding splicing factor 3B subunit 1, putative, producing the protein MADEDGSVEPTLKAHRWEMSSSASAAPTTSRWGAGTPRQRGGDTPKVVVNTELSAWRGHATPTPSAYAMDPAKTPTMRATGGATPVQGGQTPMFGGQTPVFGGQTPAFGSGTPMFTGATPAAGMAFGATPNYQFEGTTPVQSHFAGGESQSAVTANIGAQARKLEMQWRVKNKRLTEEYLDSILPPEFKLVEPPADYNPPPTEEPNFYELASKSLDVFVVNQNSDAAASMTYDIPESLGDGMPQMQTQDAPVFEVLLKYHNVNPIPDEVLPSYMLMKNLFKIKNGDTNQRRIAMRYLLDKARIFGSGPLFQFTFHVWRSGILDVIEQHYYVDLVKGAISRLQKDVRGSSKEIVHMMEVLLSAQERVLRDDGKEVLILLTRVVGYEAVFEAIKEDFAHAESGVRRHTAKVVAIIAFAVGPEIAIKIIHGMSLSPVALARQTSARAITEMATILMHAITGELVELVPIFEKLLRDEPRVKREAASALAHVAEATYPYGIEELDSLVYIVREECKRGIGTTTGLFVRAFGALIPLMAPYDAQKYTSDMLPTLVNQFNTPDDEHRRVLLQVVRQCVSADGVTVDFIRNVILRPFFEGFWTIRRVAADRKTAGILIDTTVGIARRIGSTEILQYLVQDMKDENEHFQRMVVETVRRVIANVGAVGVPDTLVALLMDGAIAAVKQDETGLNRVVMEGLATICNALGTRLKRHLRQIFDLIKSRRDMPGMIRMQAAELAARIATTVKDAGGALFLQDLGRSLFDRLEDDEAAVMSANLKATRVILVELGAARYQPPVRELLKKLMYIIPNRNSNVQLNTILLVEEIATNCDEDVEAIHLQELATKGLFELLDAHRRETRRACTRTFGVIARKIRPFAIILELVDNFKQDKRKIRICTAVALGAIARECGAFTVIPYLLNESKICEGEQVATIVQHSILKAVRYIFEAIGAAGKDFVYPLVPLLVRALTEMEIQHRRMAVEACRSIVLAVAGNDGFEDLVIHFLNFIHPNIVELLSRNETKISEERLKMVTAVVGYYEAARLVIGSGKLFQYLLQGLFHPAKKVRDIYRRTYNMVYMASPEALVPYYPRLGDDNEHTYVRHELEVLL